The sequence GCTGGTCGACCATTTTCCGGTGGATGCTGAAAAAATGTTTGGCCCGGCCTTTAAGTTCCGGCGTGATCCCGACCGTGCCGACCAGTGTCCGGAGTTGTTCAATAAAGTCATTGATGAACTTTTCCCGCTCGCCATAGCTCTGCGATACCTTTAACCGGATGCTTTGATATGGATCCGGCTCCAGGTAGCGGAACGCCAGGTCTTCAAGCTGCCATTTGATCCGCCACATTCCCATCCGGTGAGCCAGCGGAGCAAAGATCTCCCTGGTTTCCAAGGCGGTCTCTTTTTGTTTCGCCGGCGAAAGGTATTGAAGTGTCTGCATATTATGCAGGCGGTCAGCCAGCTTGATGACTATGACCCGGTAATCTTCCCCCATCGCCACAAACATCTTGCGAAAATTCTCCGCCTGGCGCTCTTCCCGGGAAACAAAAGAGAATTGGCTTAGCTTGGTCACCCCTTCGACCAGTTTGGCGATCTCTTTGCCGAATTGCGCGACAATTTCTTCGGCGGTGATCCCGCCATCCTCCATAACATCGTGAAGAAAAGCGGCGGCAATTACTTCCACTTCCTGCTCAAGATCGGCCAGGATGTTGGCAACCGCCAGCGGATGGATAATATATGATTCGCCGGAGAGGCGTTTGTGCGGAGCATGGACTTTGTCCGCGAACGCAAAGGCTTTACGCAATAGCTCGACGTTGGCGCCGGGATTGTACGCTAAGACCTTTTGGATCAGCTCATTCATCGTTTATGGTAGCGGCTCCGGTCCATTACCCCGATGCCGGGAGGAATGGCGCTCCGCCGGTGGTGTTCCGGCTTCTCTTTGTTGACCACTGGAGCCGACGGGCGGGTACCGCCGGAAGAGCGGATCGCGACTAAAATCTTACAAGAGCATTCCAGTACCGAGGTGTACTTGTAGGCTTCTTCCAGATTCTTGCCGATGGCAAAACTCCCCTGACCTTTGACCACCGCAACCACGCTTGTCCCCTGCAAAAACGATGGAAGCAGTCTGACCGTCTCGTCAGATCCGACCGGCTGGTGCGAGCGGACAATTGCCGCAGCATGCAGCAGCCTTAACCCTTCCCCATCTTGCGGGACAATTTTATTGTCGGTGATCGAAATTGCGATCGCCTGGGGAGGGAAGGCTCTTACTATCGCTTCCGCCTTTGTCTCCTTGTAGATCGCCCGGTGAGCAGGAAGCTCGCTCGAAGCACCTGCCGCTTCGCCGGTCAGGCCAACTTCAACTATATCCCCTTCTTTCAGGTCTCCCAGCATCGCATCCTGCCGGGTAATAAATATTTTATCTCCGTGGCGAACGCTCATGCTTCCGGCATGCGAACTGACCAACCCTTCCCCGAACAAATAACTACCGATCCGTTTGAATTCTTCTAACATTTTTCTCTCCTTTTATTCTTCCCAGTGAGAAGCTGCCAAATCATTGAATTTGGTGCATCCCCTGATCTTCTCAAAACGTTCGCGGACTTCCTTAAGCTTCAAGCGTTTCATCCGCTCCAGGCTGAAATCTTCAACATTAAATGAAGCCATGACCGAACCGATCACCACCGCGCGTCGGATGTTTTCGGCGCTCCGGTCGTCGCTCCTGGCCAGATAACCGATGAAAGCTCCGCCAAAAGTATCTCCTGCCCCGGTCGGGTCTTTTAATTCTTCCTGGGGGTAAGACGGGGCGGCAAAATAGTCGTCTTTATTGAAAAAGAGAGCCCCATGCTCCCCCTTTTTAACGATCACGCCGCGACAGCCAAGCTCGATCAAACGGCGGGCGGCCAGAGGAATGTTCGGCGTTTCCATTAACTGGCGGATCTCTCCGTCGTTCATTACCATCAGGTCGACTTTTTTTATCAATTGATGAAGAAGCTCCCTTTTGGAATCGATCCAAAAGTTCATGGTATCCGCCACGATAAATTTAGGGCCTTTCAATTGAGAGATCACTTTAAGCTGAAGCGCCGGGTCAAGGTTGGCCAGAAAAACATATGGGGTGTCGCGCAATCCTTCCGGCACCTGCGGGT comes from Candidatus Margulisiibacteriota bacterium and encodes:
- a CDS encoding class II aldolase/adducin family protein codes for the protein MLEEFKRIGSYLFGEGLVSSHAGSMSVRHGDKIFITRQDAMLGDLKEGDIVEVGLTGEAAGASSELPAHRAIYKETKAEAIVRAFPPQAIAISITDNKIVPQDGEGLRLLHAAAIVRSHQPVGSDETVRLLPSFLQGTSVVAVVKGQGSFAIGKNLEEAYKYTSVLECSCKILVAIRSSGGTRPSAPVVNKEKPEHHRRSAIPPGIGVMDRSRYHKR
- a CDS encoding bifunctional hydroxymethylpyrimidine kinase/phosphomethylpyrimidine kinase; the encoded protein is LIGPIGHDFPKEHLEFLGSRDINLNALHKIDGPTFRWQGYYEYDMNQAHTVDTKLNILTRFDPQVPEGLRDTPYVFLANLDPALQLKVISQLKGPKFIVADTMNFWIDSKRELLHQLIKKVDLMVMNDGEIRQLMETPNIPLAARRLIELGCRGVIVKKGEHGALFFNKDDYFAAPSYPQEELKDPTGAGDTFGGAFIGYLARSDDRSAENIRRAVVIGSVMASFNVEDFSLERMKRLKLKEVRERFEKIRGCTKFNDLAASHWEE